The nucleotide sequence GCCCACCTGGCTCAATGAAGGTTTGGCTATTTTTTTTGAAGAGAAAGCAAGGCAGGGGAAGGTAAGGCGGACAGTCCTCCGGGAGCGTGCACCTAAATCAATGTTGCCCTTGGAAAAGCTACATGGATCTTTTATGACATTTGATAAAATGACAGCCGACAGGGCGTATGAGGTGAGCGAGATTGCGACGGCTTATCTGATACAGCGGCATGGTTTTTTTAGAATCAAGCAACTCTTGGAGAAATTGTCCTCCGGTCAGCCATTTCCGGCGGCGTTTGATGAGACCTTCTTGATTTCTTACAAAGATTTTCAAACAGAATTACGGAGAGAAGCTCCCCGTGGCCGGTAATCTAGAGCAGGGAAAGGTCCTCACGAGATCGGTCAATATTTTTCTTTTGGTGATCCTTACATTTCTGTCGGCCACTTCCGAGGTCATCGCAGATGGATTCGGACGGATAGAGAACGTTAAAGTGGAACTGGTACGAGAAGAGATCATCGTTTCCGCAGACCTCGCTCAGGGTTTTCGTCCAAAGATCGTTAATGAAATCCACAATGGTATTCAGAAAGAGTTTCACTACTATATCCTGGTAAAGCGAAAAGAAACAAATTGGATTTTTGATGAAGAGGTTCTCTCACGAAATATCCTCTATACAGTAAAATATGACACCCTCAAGAAAAATTACCGAGTAATTTTTACTGACGGCAACAAGGTTATCGAGAATATTTTTGATGATTTTGATTCCGTGAAAAAGAT is from Candidatus Manganitrophaceae bacterium and encodes:
- a CDS encoding DUF4390 domain-containing protein; protein product: MFKQNYGEKLPVAGNLEQGKVLTRSVNIFLLVILTFLSATSEVIADGFGRIENVKVELVREEIIVSADLAQGFRPKIVNEIHNGIQKEFHYYILVKRKETNWIFDEEVLSRNILYTVKYDTLKKNYRVIFTDGNKVIENIFDDFDSVKKMVLHVNRVKLSLAKVIRSSDRYYVSVKAQMKAAKLPFYLDYFLFFIPFLEIDTPWSNSATISFQILK